In Gigantopelta aegis isolate Gae_Host chromosome 14, Gae_host_genome, whole genome shotgun sequence, the following proteins share a genomic window:
- the LOC121389140 gene encoding uncharacterized protein K02A2.6-like, translating to MAKVDRLLVKYKSVFQSDRGTLKDIKATLNLKADVQPKFMKARSVPYSIKPKVEAEIEKLVSDGILTKVNYSEWVTPVVPVIKQDGSVRLCGDFKITVNPVLEVDQYPLPRIEDIFASLAGGQRFSKIDLRQAYLQMEVDEKSRDLLTLKRGCTV from the coding sequence ATGGCAAAAGTAGACCGACTTCTGGTGAAATACAAGTCTGTATTTCAGAGTGACAGAGGTACTCTAAAAGACATTAAAGCAACACTGAACTTGAAAGCGGACGTGCAACCCAAGTTCATGAAAGCAAGATCCGTTCCATATTCCATCAAGCCAAAGGTGGAGGCAGAGATTGAAAAGTTAGTAAGTGATGGAATACTTACTAAAGTCAATTACAGCGAATGGGTCACACCAGTTGTGCCTGTTATTAAACAGGATGGATCTGTAAGATTGTGTGGTGATTTCAAAATCACAGTAAACCCAGTTCTAGAAGTTGATCAGTACCCTTTGCCACGCATTGAGGACATATTTGCATCACTAGCTGGTGGTCAGCGTTTTTCAAAGATAGATCTGCGTCAGGCTTATCTACAGATGGAAGTTGATGAAAAGTCACGTGACCTGTTAACACTGAAAAGGGGCTGTACCGTTTAG
- the LOC121389138 gene encoding uncharacterized protein LOC121389138, producing MAKNNAAKRWVFTLNNYTEKDVDNIKERVTESSCTFAIVGKEKGKEGTMHLQGYINLKRKIRMNQIKQMISNRAHVEPARGSDCDNDKYCGKEGDVIVRIGKAQEGVTEKGGGAASCKKARMVAEEFANGKNILDISRDDEMWAAFCYKGISRCTGTVQFERQSKREVE from the coding sequence ATGGCTAAGAATAACGCGGCAAAAAGATGGGTATTTACGTTGAACAATTACACGGAGAAGGATGTTGATAACATAAAGGAAAGAGTTACTGAGAGTAGTTGTACATTCGCCATTGTGGGAaaggagaaaggaaaggaaggaacgATGCACCTACAGGGATACATTAATCTGAAAAGAAAAATTCGCATGAACCAGATTAAGCAGATGATATCGAATAGAGCGCACGTTGAACCTGCAAGAGGCAGTGATTGTGACAATGATAAGTACTGCGGCAAGGAAGGGGATGTAATTGTTCGGATTGGAAAGGCACAAGAAGGAGTGACAGAAAAAGGAGGGGGTGCGGCGAGCTGCAAAAAGGCGCGAATGGTAGCGGAAGAGTTTGCTaatggcaaaaacattttagaCATATCCCGTGACGATGAAATGTGGGCAGCTTTCTGTTATAAAGGAATTAGCCGATGTACAGGTACAGTCCAATTTGAAAGACAGAGCAAGAGAGAAGTTGAATGA
- the LOC121389139 gene encoding uncharacterized protein K02A2.6-like, which yields MDTVLQGLSGVKCIIDDMIITGRSDKEHLQNLENVLQRLEKYNLRIKLEKCEFFKDRISFCGHEIDMEGLHKTQSKIEAVVKAPKPENVSELRTFLGLVNYYNRFLKDVSTVLHPLYERLRRDKPWVWSDQCEEAFCAVKALITSPEVLTHYNPNLPIRLACDASPVGLGAVLSHVMDDGVERPIAYASRSLTKAERNYSQIDKEALALIWEVKRFHTYLFGREFTLLTDHQPLVSIFHPRKGIPMTTAARLQRYALFLAGHNYRIEYKNTKMHGNADCLSRLPVDSGDKETVDENIDPVEVLHIAQFDTLPVSHANIQRATRNDPVLSKVHEMVMTGCPEKSPDVDFDPFFHRRNELTVHQGCLLWGMRVIIPHSSRKKILEELHEGHIGVVKMKALARSHVWWPGIDKDIDILAKRTMFLIMVDAYSKWPEVVQMNKTTSGRTLLRTIFARNGLPIQLVSDNGPQFTSEEFATFMKANGVEHVTSAPYHPSTNGLVERFVQSFKMAMRSSKQDVGSVQKKLSKFLLAYRNASQATTGEPPAKLFMGRTLMSRLELIRPDLRQHVRNKQLSMQENRAAHHRIFETGQSVIMRDYRGQNKWVPGIIRTRTGPVSYRVEVAPGIQWRRHVDQIRDSRISQKPAVWIPS from the exons ATGGATACAGTACTCCAAGGCTTGTCAGGCGTAAAATGTATCATTGATGACATGATCATTACTGGTCGTTCAGATAAGGAACACCTGCAGAACCTGGAAAACGTCTTACAGCGTCTAGAAAAATACAACTTGAGGATCAAGCTTGAAAAATGTGAATTTTTCAAAGACAGAATCTCATTCTGTGGTCATGAAATTGACATGGAAGGATTGCATAAGACACAAAGTAAAATTGAAGCAGTTGTAAAAGCTCCTAAACCAGAAAATGTGTCAGAGCTGAGAACATTCTTAGGACTAGTGAATTACTACAACAGGTTTTTGAAGGATGTGTCAACAGTGCTTCACCCACTGTATGAACGTCTGCGACGAGATAAACCCTGGGTATGGAGTGATCAGTGTGAAGAGGCATTCTGTGCTGTTAAAGCCTTAATAACATCACCAGAAGTGCTGACACATTACAATCCGAACTTACCTATCCGTCTTGCGTGTGATGCGTCACCAGTGGGATTGGGAGCAGTTTTATCTCACGTGATGGATGACGGAGTGGAGAGACCAATCGCCTATGCATCTCGTTCTTTAACCAAAGCAGAAAGAAATTACTCCCAGATTGACAAGGAAGCTCTCGCACTCATCTGGGAAGTTAAGAGATTCCATACTTACCTTTTTGGTAGAGAATTCACCCTGCTGACAGATCATCAGCCACTAGTATCAATATTTCACCCTAGAAAGGGAATTCCAATGACTACAGCAGCACGGTTGCAGAGGTATGCGTTATTTCTGGCTGGTCACAATTATCGGATTGAATACAAGAATACCAAAATGCATGGAAATGCAGATTGTCTTTCACGTCTACCAGTTGATAGTGGTGACAAAGAAACTGTCGACGAGAACATTGATCCTGTGGAGGTGCTACACATTGCACAGTTTGACACACTACCAGTAAGTCATGCTAATATTCAGCGTGCAACGAGAAATGATCCAGTATTATCAAAAGTTCACGAGATGGTAATGACTGGATGCCCAGAGAAATCGCCAGATGTGGATTTTGATCCATTCTTCCACCGGAGAAATGAACTGACAGTACATCAAGGATGTTTGCTGTGGGGAATGAGAGTTATCATACCCCATTCATCTCGCAAGAAGATATTGGAAGAACTTCATGAAGGACACATCGGAGTTGTCAAAATGAAGGCGTTGGCGCGTAGCCATGTTTGGTGGCCTGGTATTGATAAAGACATCGACATTTTGGCAAAAA GgacaatgtttttaataatggtgGATGCGTATTCAAAGTGGCCAGAGGTAGTTCAGATGAACAAAACGACATCTGGAAGAACTTTACTACGCACGATATTTGCTCGAAATGGACTGCCTATCCAGTTGGTGAGTGATAATGGCCCACAGTTCACTTCTGAAGAGTTTGCAACGTTCATGAAGGCGAATGGTGTCGAACATGTTACATCAGCACCATATCACCCAAGTACCAATGGCCTTGTCGAACGATTCGTTCAGTCATTCAAGATGGCAATGCGGTCCAGTAAACAAGATGTTGGATCTGTGCAGAAGAAATTGTCCAAATTTCTCTTGGCATACAGAAATGCATCACAAGCGACGACTGGTGAACCACCCGCAAAACTATTCATGGGTCGGACTCTCATGTCTCGACTAGAATTGATTCGTCCAGATTTACGACAACATGTGAGAAACAAGCAACTGTCGATGCAGGAGAATAGGGCTGCACATCATCGAATATTTGAAACTGGTCAAAGTGTGATCATGAGAGATTATCGTGGACAAAACAAGTGGGTTCCAGGGATAATCCGTACACGGACTGGTCCAGTTTCATACCGTGTAGAAGTGGCACCAGGAATACAGTGGAGGCGGCATGTAGACCAAATTCGTGATTCTCGTATCTCGCAAAAACCAGCAGTCTGGATACCATCATGA